One Caminicella sporogenes DSM 14501 DNA window includes the following coding sequences:
- a CDS encoding type I phosphomannose isomerase catalytic subunit, whose protein sequence is MICSLIEQEGEKMYPLKFTNIYFNKIWGGRDIELFRDNLPEGLIGESWDVACHPNGTSVIVNGEFKGTRLDELIKLKGEKIIGSKISKDWFPLLVKIIDARDKLSVQVHPNDEYAKEHEGEMGKTEVWYVIEAFEGANLILGMKKECTKKQLREGIRVGNLDEYFNRIEVEKGDVYFVKSGLIHAIGEGVIIVEIQQNSDTTYRVYDYDRGREIHIDKALDVVDLTLQPQKCIGIKIEREGFTKTYLCLNEKFSLEAYEIEECIAESSAEERFYIFTCVEGHGKIVFKDGSESIKMGDSLLIPAFLGDYILKGKMKLLKSYVPDIQKVQHEILSEIRT, encoded by the coding sequence TTGATTTGCAGTTTAATAGAGCAAGAAGGTGAAAAAATGTATCCATTGAAATTTACAAATATATACTTCAATAAAATATGGGGTGGCAGAGATATTGAGTTATTTAGAGATAATTTGCCAGAAGGATTAATAGGAGAAAGCTGGGATGTAGCATGTCATCCTAATGGGACTAGCGTTATAGTAAATGGAGAATTCAAAGGTACTAGATTGGATGAACTAATTAAGTTAAAGGGTGAAAAAATTATTGGTTCTAAGATATCTAAGGACTGGTTTCCATTACTTGTCAAGATTATTGATGCAAGAGATAAATTATCAGTACAGGTTCATCCGAATGATGAATATGCAAAAGAACATGAAGGAGAGATGGGGAAAACTGAAGTATGGTATGTTATTGAAGCTTTTGAGGGAGCTAATCTAATTTTAGGAATGAAAAAAGAATGTACTAAGAAACAACTTAGAGAAGGAATTAGGGTGGGAAACTTAGATGAATATTTTAATAGAATTGAAGTTGAAAAAGGAGACGTATACTTTGTTAAAAGTGGTTTGATTCATGCCATAGGTGAAGGAGTTATAATTGTTGAAATACAACAAAATAGTGATACGACTTATAGGGTGTATGATTATGATAGAGGAAGAGAGATTCACATAGATAAGGCTTTAGATGTTGTTGATTTAACTTTACAGCCACAGAAATGTATAGGGATAAAAATTGAAAGAGAAGGATTTACAAAAACATATTTATGCTTGAATGAAAAATTTTCATTAGAAGCATATGAAATAGAAGAATGTATTGCTGAAAGTAGTGCTGAAGAAAGATTTTATATATTTACATGTGTTGAAGGTCATGGAAAGATTGTTTTTAAAGATGGAAGTGAGAGTATAAAGATGGGTGATAGTTTATTGATTCCTGCATTTTTAGGAGATTATATCCTTAAGGGTAAAATGAAACTATTAAAAAGCTATGTTCCGGATATACAAAAAGTTCAGCACGAAATTTTAAGTGAAATTAGAACATGA
- a CDS encoding HPr family phosphocarrier protein, with protein sequence MYKLEIELRNETGLHVRPASLFVKEAAKYKSEISIIRNNVEYNGKSIMGILSMGAAKGDKLMIIAKGEDEKEAIKGLKALVDSNFGE encoded by the coding sequence GTGTATAAGTTAGAAATAGAATTAAGAAATGAAACAGGATTACATGTAAGACCTGCAAGTCTATTTGTAAAGGAAGCGGCTAAATATAAATCGGAAATATCAATTATTAGAAACAATGTAGAATATAACGGAAAGAGCATAATGGGAATATTGAGCATGGGAGCAGCTAAAGGAGATAAATTAATGATAATAGCAAAGGGTGAAGATGAAAAAGAAGCAATTAAAGGTTTAAAAGCGTTAGTAGATAGTAATTTTGGTGAATAA
- a CDS encoding 50S ribosomal protein L25, whose protein sequence is MSEAILRAFERTEKPKKCRRQGYVPGIIYGEGFENGQKIKIQLSEARELIKENTKNLRLWVQIGKEKKYGVIKEIQKHPMTKEIQHIDIQAISQKDKVRLKLPVIFEGREKMEQKGQILQVLISEVEVIGKIEKIPESININVSNKELGDSVKVKDIQLDDEIKILEDVNEVLAIVTAAKPLDIAS, encoded by the coding sequence ATGAGTGAAGCAATCTTAAGAGCATTTGAAAGAACAGAAAAACCAAAAAAGTGTAGAAGACAGGGGTATGTACCGGGCATCATTTATGGTGAAGGATTTGAAAATGGTCAAAAAATTAAAATTCAATTGTCTGAAGCAAGAGAATTAATTAAAGAAAATACCAAAAATCTAAGGTTATGGGTACAAATTGGCAAAGAAAAAAAATATGGAGTAATCAAGGAAATCCAAAAACATCCAATGACAAAAGAAATACAGCACATAGATATACAAGCTATTTCACAAAAAGATAAAGTAAGATTAAAACTACCTGTAATATTTGAAGGAAGAGAAAAAATGGAACAAAAAGGTCAAATATTACAAGTATTAATATCAGAGGTAGAAGTTATAGGAAAAATAGAAAAAATACCAGAAAGTATTAATATAAATGTATCAAATAAAGAATTAGGTGATAGTGTTAAAGTTAAAGATATACAACTAGATGATGAGATAAAAATACTTGAAGATGTAAATGAAGTACTTGCAATTGTAACAGCTGCAAAACCTTTAGATATTGCAAGTTAA
- a CDS encoding ATP-binding protein: MESFSNWSEIFASASIAHAILDRLLHHSHVISIKGPSYKVSL; this comes from the coding sequence ATAGAGTCTTTTTCTAACTGGAGTGAAATATTTGCTTCAGCTAGTATAGCTCATGCTATATTAGATAGATTATTACATCATTCTCATGTTATTTCGATTAAAGGACCTTCATATAAAGTAAGTTTGTAG